One Bremerella alba DNA segment encodes these proteins:
- a CDS encoding SDR family NAD(P)-dependent oxidoreductase → METTPETATSDFNLKGKVAAVTGAASGIGRAIALQLARQGASLVLHTRSNDHGLRETANLAQAIQPEIAVDLLLEDFSDPQQQDRFCQQAWDWNDGIDILVNNAGVDVLTGEIAQLSFEEKLELVYRVDVVSTIRIARTLGTKMKRIAGSSIVNIGWDQAEHGMEGDSGEMFAVSKGAIMAFSKSLAKSLAPQVRVNCVAPGWIQTAWGEDSSSYWQSRAQRESLVQTWGKPEDVAAAVGFFVSPAARFVNGQVVPVNGGFNHGGQLPRDVKET, encoded by the coding sequence ATGGAAACCACCCCCGAAACAGCAACGTCTGATTTCAATTTAAAAGGAAAAGTCGCGGCCGTCACGGGTGCTGCTAGCGGCATCGGCCGAGCGATTGCCCTGCAGTTGGCCCGTCAGGGGGCTTCCCTGGTCTTGCATACCCGCAGCAACGATCACGGCCTGCGCGAGACCGCCAACCTGGCCCAGGCGATTCAGCCTGAGATTGCGGTCGACTTGTTGCTCGAGGATTTTTCAGACCCACAGCAACAGGACCGCTTCTGCCAACAAGCATGGGATTGGAACGATGGGATCGATATTCTGGTCAACAACGCCGGCGTCGATGTGCTTACCGGAGAGATCGCGCAGCTGTCTTTCGAGGAAAAGTTAGAACTTGTTTACCGCGTCGATGTTGTTTCCACCATTCGGATCGCCAGGACACTTGGCACCAAAATGAAACGCATCGCCGGCAGCAGTATTGTGAACATTGGTTGGGATCAAGCCGAGCACGGTATGGAAGGCGACAGCGGTGAGATGTTCGCCGTCTCGAAAGGCGCGATCATGGCGTTCTCGAAAAGCCTGGCCAAGTCGTTGGCTCCGCAGGTTCGCGTCAACTGCGTGGCCCCTGGCTGGATTCAAACCGCATGGGGAGAAGATAGCTCGTCGTATTGGCAATCCCGCGCCCAGCGCGAGTCGTTGGTGCAGACGTGGGGAAAGCCGGAAGACGTCGCTGCGGCGGTTGGCTTTTTCGTTTCTCCTGCCGCGCGTTTCGTGAATGGGCAAGTCGTTCCGGTTAACGGCGGATTCAACCATGGAGGTCAGCTTCCACGAGATGTGAAGGAGACCTAA
- a CDS encoding DUF6513 domain-containing protein, whose protein sequence is MPQPHIHFVTGKLAETSLRNVLAQLAPQAGFQYSVQVLNITVAALMTADWIARRIQVPPEATQVMVTGYCRGDLKLIEAAAKVPVERGPKDLRQLPDWFDQPALADDYGEYDVEIIAEINHAPSFTLEEIIAEARSLHAAGADRIDVGCDPGSVWTGVADCVKALRDEGLQVSVDSLEPQEIAPAVQAGASLVLSVNSSNRQHAVDWGCEVVVIPDDPKSLQGFDETINHLVRQNVPFRLDPILEPISFGFTESIVRYHETRRRYPDAEMMMGIGNLTELTDADSAGINVMLLGICQELGIRSVLTTQVINWARTSVRECDLARRLMRYALEHRTLPKRIEPKLVTLRDPKLSEPSEEELAQLPQQLKDKNYRLFVAQQMLHLICSDLHLQDADPFSLFEKLEATSPTNLNPSHAFYLGFELCKAMTALHLGKQYRQDEALDWGYLTHAEESHRINLHKDRRQPKAPRETDDES, encoded by the coding sequence ATGCCTCAGCCCCACATTCATTTCGTTACGGGGAAGCTGGCCGAAACGTCTCTGCGAAACGTCCTGGCTCAGTTGGCTCCCCAAGCAGGCTTTCAATACTCGGTCCAGGTTCTCAACATTACCGTCGCCGCGCTGATGACGGCCGATTGGATTGCCCGCCGTATCCAGGTTCCGCCGGAAGCGACCCAGGTGATGGTAACCGGGTACTGTCGTGGCGACTTGAAGCTGATCGAAGCCGCCGCCAAGGTGCCGGTCGAGCGCGGACCGAAGGACTTACGGCAACTGCCTGACTGGTTCGATCAGCCTGCGCTGGCCGATGACTATGGCGAGTACGATGTCGAGATCATCGCCGAGATCAACCACGCGCCGAGCTTCACCTTAGAAGAGATCATTGCAGAGGCCCGCTCACTGCACGCCGCGGGGGCCGATCGGATCGACGTGGGATGCGACCCCGGCAGCGTCTGGACCGGCGTGGCCGACTGTGTGAAAGCCCTGCGCGATGAAGGCCTGCAGGTTTCGGTCGATAGTCTCGAACCGCAAGAGATCGCGCCGGCGGTGCAGGCCGGGGCCAGTTTGGTGCTGTCGGTGAATTCGAGCAATCGCCAGCACGCGGTCGATTGGGGATGCGAGGTCGTGGTGATTCCGGACGACCCGAAATCGCTGCAAGGATTCGACGAGACGATCAACCACTTAGTTCGCCAAAACGTACCGTTTCGCCTCGATCCGATTCTCGAGCCGATCTCGTTTGGGTTTACCGAAAGCATCGTCCGTTACCATGAAACGCGGCGGCGCTATCCGGATGCCGAGATGATGATGGGGATTGGTAACTTGACGGAACTGACCGATGCGGACTCGGCCGGAATCAATGTCATGCTGCTGGGCATTTGTCAGGAACTGGGGATCCGCAGCGTGCTGACTACCCAGGTCATCAATTGGGCCCGAACGAGCGTGCGGGAATGCGACCTGGCTCGGCGTTTGATGCGGTACGCGCTCGAGCATCGAACGCTTCCCAAGCGAATCGAGCCCAAGCTGGTAACCCTGCGCGATCCGAAGCTGAGTGAGCCGTCGGAAGAAGAGCTGGCCCAACTGCCGCAGCAACTCAAAGATAAGAACTACCGCTTGTTCGTCGCCCAGCAGATGCTGCACTTGATATGCAGTGACTTGCATTTGCAGGATGCCGACCCCTTCTCGTTGTTTGAGAAATTGGAAGCGACGAGTCCCACCAACTTGAATCCGTCGCACGCGTTTTACCTTGGTTTTGAATTGTGCAAAGCGATGACGGCCCTGCACCTGGGGAAGCAATATCGACAAGACGAAGCGCTCGACTGGGGTTACCTGACGCACGCTGAAGAGTCGCACCGTATCAATTTGCACAAAGATCGCCGCCAGCCAAAAGCACCCAGGGAGACCGACGATGAATCGTAG
- a CDS encoding anthranilate synthase component I family protein yields the protein MNRSDALGTPLVTALDDRFQPEEVFKRLASLPHVLWMDSARHDDTLGRYSFLMADPVEVIQAGPLQIEAALSRLTELEKTFRLDRVADLPPFQGGAAGYFSYDLNRAFEEVPETKFKEFHLPLLSLGVYDWVAAWDHTEGKGWLFSTGFPEIDPQKRQARAKARAEEVLAIFDRDETIWDEARPGRIIPPTELAPCFACPEFPGVMSNFPKEDYLEAVRKSVEYIHAGDIFQVNLSQRLISEAKSSSPQLYLKLREKNPAPFAGYYDFGMGQIVSASPERFISVRDRKIESRPIKGTRRRSGRPELDMFWGDELIRSEKDRAENVMIVDLLRNDLSRICEPESVEVTSLCGLESYQTVQHLVSIIVGTLAPEVGIREILEATFPGGSITGAPKIRAMEIISHLEPTARGPYCGSLGYFGFDGSIDWNILIRTVIASAGWWQFPVGGGIVADSDPLREYEETWHKAMGLLHAVLDE from the coding sequence ATGAATCGTAGCGATGCGTTGGGAACGCCGTTGGTCACGGCACTGGACGATCGGTTTCAGCCGGAAGAAGTCTTTAAGCGTTTAGCCAGTTTGCCGCATGTGCTGTGGATGGATAGCGCTCGGCACGACGATACGCTCGGCAGGTACAGCTTTCTAATGGCCGACCCGGTGGAAGTCATCCAGGCAGGTCCGCTACAAATAGAAGCTGCCTTGTCGCGGCTGACCGAGTTGGAGAAGACGTTTCGCTTAGATCGCGTCGCCGATCTTCCGCCGTTTCAAGGAGGCGCCGCGGGATACTTTTCTTATGACCTGAACCGGGCATTTGAGGAGGTCCCCGAAACCAAGTTCAAGGAGTTTCACCTCCCGCTGCTATCCTTGGGTGTCTACGACTGGGTGGCGGCTTGGGATCATACCGAGGGAAAAGGTTGGTTGTTCTCGACGGGTTTCCCGGAGATAGATCCGCAGAAGCGGCAAGCTCGCGCCAAAGCGAGGGCCGAAGAGGTTCTGGCAATCTTTGATCGGGACGAAACGATCTGGGACGAAGCCCGCCCAGGCAGAATCATTCCGCCGACGGAGCTGGCTCCCTGTTTCGCTTGCCCCGAGTTCCCTGGCGTGATGAGCAACTTCCCAAAGGAAGACTACCTGGAAGCCGTGCGAAAGTCGGTCGAGTACATTCATGCCGGCGATATCTTTCAGGTGAATCTGTCCCAACGCTTGATCAGCGAGGCGAAGTCTTCCTCGCCGCAGTTGTACCTTAAGCTACGCGAGAAGAACCCGGCTCCGTTTGCGGGATACTATGACTTCGGCATGGGGCAGATTGTGTCCGCTTCGCCAGAACGTTTCATCTCGGTACGTGATCGAAAGATCGAGTCGCGACCAATCAAAGGAACCAGACGCCGCAGCGGTCGCCCAGAGCTGGACATGTTTTGGGGAGACGAACTGATTCGTAGCGAAAAGGACCGTGCCGAAAACGTGATGATCGTCGATCTACTACGCAACGACTTGTCGCGGATCTGTGAGCCTGAGAGTGTCGAAGTAACAAGTCTTTGTGGGCTGGAGTCGTACCAAACGGTGCAGCATTTGGTATCGATTATTGTTGGAACGCTGGCACCTGAGGTGGGCATCCGAGAGATTCTCGAGGCCACTTTTCCCGGCGGTTCGATCACCGGCGCACCGAAGATTCGGGCGATGGAGATCATTTCCCACCTCGAACCCACAGCACGCGGCCCTTACTGTGGATCGCTGGGGTATTTCGGTTTCGATGGCTCGATCGACTGGAACATTCTCATTCGGACGGTGATCGCGTCGGCCGGGTGGTGGCAGTTTCCGGTGGGCGGGGGCATCGTGGCCGACTCGGACCCCTTGCGGGAATACGAGGAAACGTGGCATAAAGCAATGGGACTTCTCCACGCGGTGCTCGACGAATGA
- a CDS encoding anthranilate synthase component II, protein MILVIDNYDSFVHNLARYFRQLGQEVVVRRNDAVTVDQIKQLKPAAIVLSPGPCTPTESGVCLDVVRQLHASVPMLGVCLGHQAIVAALGGRIVRAGRPLHGQASRVTHDGRGVFGGLPSPMQVGRYHSLIAERESLPPCLQVDAQTDDDTIMAVSHEALPVVGVQFHPESVLTEHGYALLANFLRMAGLTSPSSVDVAMPKIAIPGSGAFAQGDVYWSQES, encoded by the coding sequence ATGATACTGGTGATCGACAACTACGATAGCTTCGTGCACAACCTGGCGCGGTATTTCCGCCAGTTGGGGCAAGAGGTCGTCGTGCGCCGTAACGATGCGGTAACGGTCGACCAGATCAAGCAACTCAAGCCAGCCGCGATCGTTCTTTCGCCAGGACCGTGCACGCCGACCGAGTCAGGTGTTTGCTTGGATGTGGTGCGGCAGCTACACGCATCGGTGCCGATGTTGGGCGTGTGCCTGGGGCATCAAGCGATTGTCGCGGCGCTGGGTGGTCGGATTGTTCGCGCTGGTCGACCGCTGCATGGTCAGGCCTCGCGGGTGACGCATGACGGGCGGGGTGTCTTTGGTGGTTTGCCTTCGCCGATGCAAGTTGGTCGGTATCATTCGCTGATCGCCGAGCGAGAATCGCTGCCGCCGTGCTTGCAAGTCGATGCCCAGACCGACGACGATACCATCATGGCCGTCTCGCACGAAGCGTTGCCGGTCGTGGGGGTTCAGTTTCATCCTGAATCGGTTCTCACCGAACATGGGTATGCCCTGCTGGCCAACTTTTTGCGAATGGCTGGGCTGACTTCGCCCAGCAGCGTAGATGTCGCCATGCCGAAGATCGCAATCCCAGGCAGTGGGGCCTTTGCTCAAGGGGATGTCTATTGGAGCCAAGAGTCGTGA
- a CDS encoding DUF447 domain-containing protein: MSEARLRIVEGMLTTQNADGTVNVAPMGPRVDDHFTQFLLRPFPGSRTYDNLLRTRQATFHVTDDVEMIAQAAVGDLHLSPTFLAGTEEGYHVLANCCRWYQLEAAQVDTSGERAALTCRVAKQGHLRDFFGLNRAKHAVLELAILATRVHLLSAAEIDQAIETMAPWVEKTGGDAEVRAWKFLLSTIGQRRIAGRESS; the protein is encoded by the coding sequence GTGAGTGAAGCCCGATTGCGAATCGTTGAGGGAATGCTCACGACACAGAATGCCGATGGCACGGTGAACGTGGCTCCGATGGGCCCTCGCGTCGACGACCATTTCACGCAGTTTCTATTACGGCCGTTTCCGGGTTCGCGAACGTATGACAACCTGCTACGAACGCGGCAGGCAACCTTTCACGTGACTGACGATGTCGAGATGATCGCCCAGGCAGCCGTGGGAGACTTGCATCTGTCGCCTACGTTTCTCGCCGGTACCGAAGAGGGCTACCATGTCCTAGCCAACTGCTGCCGCTGGTACCAGTTGGAAGCCGCCCAGGTCGATACGTCGGGAGAGCGGGCCGCATTGACTTGCCGCGTAGCGAAGCAGGGACATCTGCGAGACTTTTTCGGCCTGAATCGCGCCAAGCATGCGGTCTTGGAGCTGGCCATTCTTGCAACGCGTGTGCATCTTCTCTCGGCGGCAGAAATCGATCAGGCAATCGAGACGATGGCTCCTTGGGTCGAGAAAACCGGGGGCGATGCAGAGGTTCGGGCCTGGAAATTCTTGCTATCGACGATCGGACAGCGGCGAATCGCGGGCAGGGAATCGTCGTGA
- a CDS encoding pyridoxine 5'-phosphate synthase produces the protein MPHLGVNIDHVATIRQARNTNEPDPVWAAALSELGGADCITLHLREDRRHIQDRDLEVMRQTVKVKLNLELAAEAEMISIACRVKPDQVTLVPERREEVTTEGGLDVVTHEESMIRAIDQFREAGISVSLFLDPEPEQIDMAAKLKVDAVELHTGQYALASGREQQQELARLSIAGEQIRKAGIELFAGHGMTYTNVQPIAQIPEMAELNIGHSIVSRAVFVGFREAVAEMKRLITL, from the coding sequence ATGCCTCATTTGGGCGTCAATATCGATCACGTTGCCACCATTCGCCAGGCTCGTAATACGAATGAACCTGACCCGGTTTGGGCCGCGGCACTCTCCGAACTGGGGGGGGCTGACTGTATCACACTTCACCTTCGCGAAGACCGTCGCCATATTCAGGATCGCGACCTGGAAGTGATGCGGCAGACGGTGAAGGTCAAGCTGAACCTGGAGTTGGCCGCGGAAGCGGAAATGATCTCGATTGCTTGCCGCGTGAAGCCTGACCAGGTGACACTGGTGCCGGAACGCCGCGAAGAAGTCACCACCGAAGGGGGCTTAGACGTCGTCACGCACGAAGAATCGATGATTCGAGCGATCGATCAATTTCGCGAAGCGGGCATTTCGGTCAGTTTGTTCCTCGACCCCGAACCCGAGCAGATCGACATGGCGGCCAAGCTGAAAGTGGATGCCGTCGAACTGCATACGGGGCAATATGCATTGGCCAGCGGCCGTGAACAACAACAGGAATTGGCCCGACTGTCGATCGCCGGCGAGCAAATCCGCAAAGCGGGGATCGAACTGTTCGCCGGACATGGGATGACTTATACGAATGTTCAGCCAATTGCCCAGATTCCTGAAATGGCCGAACTTAATATTGGGCACAGCATCGTGTCGCGGGCCGTTTTCGTCGGATTTCGTGAAGCGGTAGCCGAAATGAAACGGCTGATCACGCTCTAG
- the dapA gene encoding 4-hydroxy-tetrahydrodipicolinate synthase — MTRKGSDFAGVSVAITTPFRGDMVDYDVLKQQVEFQLEAGVKCLCPVGTTGESPTLSHEEHERVISVVIETVAGRAKVMPGTGSNSTHEALKLTRWAAAEGANAALVVAPYYNKPTQEGFYQHFKALAEDSDIPICVYNIPGRTGKNIEPETIARLAELSQIQLVKEATGSMDQASQTLEMTNLTLLSGDDSMTLPLMSIGGAGVISVVGNIVPQDMLKLVKAAADGDYAEAQKMHFKLFTLCREMLGLSTNPIPVKCAMKMLGRDTGELRLPMTSLCEDGENRLTQVLTDYGLL; from the coding sequence ATGACACGCAAAGGTAGCGATTTCGCAGGCGTATCGGTAGCAATCACGACTCCCTTCCGGGGGGACATGGTGGACTACGATGTGTTGAAACAACAAGTCGAATTTCAGCTTGAAGCAGGCGTGAAGTGCCTTTGCCCGGTTGGAACCACCGGAGAATCGCCGACTCTTTCTCACGAAGAGCACGAACGGGTCATCAGTGTTGTTATCGAAACGGTAGCCGGTCGTGCGAAGGTGATGCCGGGGACCGGCTCGAACAGCACCCACGAAGCGTTGAAGCTTACCCGCTGGGCCGCCGCCGAAGGCGCCAACGCCGCGTTGGTCGTCGCGCCGTATTACAACAAGCCGACGCAAGAAGGCTTTTATCAGCACTTCAAGGCCCTGGCCGAAGACTCGGACATTCCGATCTGTGTCTATAACATTCCTGGCCGGACCGGTAAGAACATCGAGCCAGAGACCATTGCCCGACTGGCCGAACTGTCGCAGATTCAATTGGTGAAAGAAGCGACCGGTTCGATGGATCAGGCCTCGCAAACGCTCGAGATGACCAACCTGACCCTTCTCAGCGGCGACGACAGCATGACCCTACCTCTGATGTCGATCGGCGGTGCCGGGGTGATTTCGGTGGTCGGTAACATTGTTCCGCAGGACATGTTGAAGCTGGTCAAAGCGGCTGCCGACGGAGACTACGCCGAAGCCCAGAAAATGCACTTCAAGCTGTTCACGCTATGTCGCGAAATGCTTGGTCTCTCGACCAATCCGATCCCGGTCAAATGCGCGATGAAGATGCTGGGCCGCGATACGGGCGAACTGCGTCTGCCGATGACCTCGCTGTGTGAAGACGGCGAAAATCGTCTGACCCAGGTGCTGACCGATTACGGTTTGCTCTAA
- a CDS encoding glycosyltransferase family 4 protein — MSLVVYLCEYGTIYGGENSMLSGLQAMQGCGYDVAVVCPGESPLAQQLAKLGVLHLPFTWTDHEGRRKPLEQLREQLATAVVAWKADIVHANSLSVSRILGPVLRPHGTRFVGHLRDIIKLNRRVVQDISSLDEIYCVSDATRSFHLNQGLTEENSLVLHNGIDLAEFAPPDARNERSTLQAVYIGQLVMRKGIDVLLEGVRLAIEAGADVTLDLYGECHSSKEEARQYLANAELFVDHWKLSDRIRFRGRTDHARQILQKADILVHAARQEPWGRVLLEAGACGLPIIATDVGGTREMYPHGEASLVPVDNPEAIGEAIGKLCRSRELRLSMGMQARNRIEQFDINDYANKLASRYRKVLRGTVK, encoded by the coding sequence ATGTCGTTGGTCGTCTATCTGTGCGAGTATGGGACGATCTACGGTGGCGAGAACTCTATGCTCAGCGGGCTTCAGGCTATGCAGGGCTGCGGCTATGACGTTGCCGTGGTCTGCCCTGGCGAAAGCCCTCTGGCACAGCAGTTAGCCAAGCTTGGTGTTCTCCACTTGCCATTCACATGGACCGACCACGAGGGGCGACGCAAGCCGCTAGAGCAACTGCGCGAGCAGCTTGCTACTGCCGTAGTGGCTTGGAAGGCCGATATTGTGCATGCCAATAGCTTGTCGGTATCACGCATTCTGGGGCCAGTGCTGCGGCCACACGGAACCCGGTTTGTCGGTCATCTACGCGACATTATCAAACTGAATCGGCGCGTCGTGCAGGACATTTCGTCGCTGGACGAGATTTACTGTGTCTCGGATGCGACACGCTCTTTTCATTTAAACCAGGGACTGACAGAAGAGAATTCGCTAGTCCTGCATAACGGCATCGATCTGGCAGAGTTCGCTCCGCCTGATGCGCGGAACGAGCGTTCCACTTTGCAGGCGGTCTACATTGGCCAGCTCGTCATGCGGAAGGGAATTGACGTTTTGCTGGAAGGGGTTCGGCTGGCTATTGAGGCGGGGGCCGACGTCACGCTCGATCTGTACGGTGAGTGTCATTCAAGTAAAGAAGAGGCACGGCAGTACCTGGCCAATGCCGAGCTTTTCGTAGATCACTGGAAGCTATCGGATCGAATTCGCTTTCGAGGACGGACCGACCACGCTCGGCAAATCTTGCAAAAGGCCGACATCTTGGTTCACGCGGCCCGGCAAGAGCCGTGGGGGCGCGTCTTATTGGAAGCCGGTGCGTGCGGTCTACCGATTATTGCGACCGATGTGGGAGGAACCCGCGAGATGTATCCCCACGGGGAGGCCTCGCTTGTTCCGGTAGACAATCCGGAGGCGATCGGCGAAGCGATTGGTAAGCTGTGCCGCTCGCGAGAACTTCGCCTATCGATGGGAATGCAGGCAAGGAATCGGATCGAACAATTCGACATTAACGATTATGCGAATAAACTGGCCAGCCGTTATCGAAAAGTGCTGCGGGGCACCGTGAAATGA
- the mgtE gene encoding magnesium transporter, translated as MINTLYLPELREMLAENDSDGLREFCTALHPARTAEFMEGLSPEEAWGVLDHADLSLQGEILSYFEHHRQAEMLESRSPESVAPVVATMSADDQVDLLGEVEEETAEQILACFSVDDRRDVLRLSNYAEGTAGAIMTTEMARLSENLTAREALSELTNQAEHLETIYYLYVVDDFGSLHGVVSTRDIVSALSKPQKQLSEIMETEVIHANVMDDQEDVLRKMADYDLLAIPVVDEELRLVGIITHDDILDVVVEEAAEDAYRAAAVEPLEETYLRTSVLTLSRKRGVWLAVLFVGAFMTTFALEQFEGDLARIPWLVIFIPLVISTGGNSGNQSATLVITALNKGEASVADWSIILRRELAMGLILGLIMAFMGLLLALFKSPTPYSALVVPLTLVLVVIAGTLIGSMLPLMFKKIGLDPALMSNPFVAGLIDLFGIVIYLQVALLLLD; from the coding sequence ATGATCAACACCCTGTACTTGCCAGAACTTCGCGAGATGCTGGCCGAGAACGACTCTGATGGACTCCGCGAGTTCTGCACGGCCCTGCATCCCGCGCGTACAGCCGAGTTCATGGAAGGTCTTTCCCCGGAAGAGGCCTGGGGGGTGCTCGATCATGCCGATCTGAGCCTGCAAGGCGAGATACTCTCGTATTTCGAGCATCACAGACAAGCCGAGATGCTCGAATCGCGGTCCCCTGAATCGGTCGCCCCGGTGGTGGCCACGATGTCGGCCGACGACCAGGTCGACCTGTTAGGTGAGGTCGAAGAGGAAACAGCCGAGCAGATTCTCGCTTGCTTTTCCGTAGATGATCGACGCGATGTACTGCGTCTATCGAATTACGCCGAAGGGACTGCCGGCGCGATCATGACGACGGAAATGGCCCGTCTCAGCGAGAACCTCACAGCGCGAGAAGCCCTGTCCGAACTTACCAACCAGGCCGAGCATCTGGAAACGATTTACTACCTGTATGTGGTCGATGATTTCGGCAGTCTTCACGGAGTCGTCTCGACTCGCGATATTGTCTCGGCATTAAGCAAGCCGCAGAAGCAATTAAGCGAGATCATGGAGACCGAGGTCATTCACGCCAACGTCATGGACGACCAAGAGGACGTTCTTCGCAAGATGGCCGACTACGACCTTCTAGCGATTCCCGTGGTCGACGAGGAACTTCGCCTGGTCGGTATTATTACGCACGATGATATTCTTGACGTGGTCGTCGAAGAAGCGGCCGAAGACGCCTATCGTGCGGCGGCGGTCGAACCGTTGGAAGAGACCTATCTACGAACATCGGTGCTAACATTAAGCCGCAAACGGGGCGTATGGCTGGCCGTGCTGTTCGTGGGGGCCTTCATGACGACGTTCGCTTTAGAACAGTTTGAAGGCGACCTCGCGCGGATCCCTTGGCTGGTCATCTTCATTCCGTTGGTCATTTCGACCGGCGGGAATTCGGGCAACCAGTCGGCGACGCTCGTGATTACCGCGCTGAATAAGGGAGAGGCCAGTGTTGCCGACTGGTCGATAATTTTACGGCGGGAGCTGGCGATGGGCCTGATCTTAGGCTTGATCATGGCCTTCATGGGGTTGCTTCTGGCGCTCTTTAAATCCCCCACACCTTACTCAGCGCTAGTGGTCCCGTTGACCCTGGTCTTAGTGGTGATTGCCGGAACGTTGATCGGCTCGATGTTGCCGCTAATGTTCAAGAAGATTGGGCTCGATCCGGCTTTGATGAGTAACCCGTTTGTGGCCGGGTTGATCGACCTTTTTGGGATTGTGATCTACCTTCAGGTCGCACTCTTACTGCTTGATTAA
- the rnc gene encoding ribonuclease III: protein MDSFDMLRGQDSPVTGEDRLSECELKLGYTFKNRELLQAALTHASGSSHRLGSNERLEFLGDAILGKFVCETLFQRFPNYLEGDLTRIKSIVVSRSTCARLSDQMGLEPFLILGKGMASTQSLPKSLLADVFEAIIAAIYLDDGNEAVNGFLAIALEDEIDQASAGEVGSNYKSMLQQFAQREYGTTPNYELVAERGPDHSKFFNIAVMLQGTRYTSAWGANKKEAEQRAAKNALHEIQGESPPYVEEIEPG from the coding sequence ATGGATTCGTTCGATATGCTACGAGGACAAGACTCGCCGGTAACCGGTGAAGATCGACTCTCCGAGTGCGAATTGAAACTCGGATACACATTTAAAAATCGCGAGCTTTTGCAAGCCGCCCTTACCCATGCGTCGGGTTCTAGCCATCGGCTCGGTAGTAACGAGCGGCTTGAATTTTTGGGCGATGCCATTCTAGGCAAGTTCGTATGCGAAACCCTTTTCCAGCGGTTTCCTAATTACCTGGAAGGCGACCTAACGCGAATCAAGTCGATTGTCGTCAGTCGCAGCACATGTGCCCGACTGAGCGATCAGATGGGGCTCGAACCATTTCTGATTCTCGGAAAAGGCATGGCGTCGACGCAGTCGCTACCCAAATCGCTTTTGGCCGACGTGTTCGAGGCGATCATTGCCGCGATCTATCTGGATGATGGCAACGAAGCGGTCAATGGGTTCCTGGCGATCGCTCTCGAGGACGAGATCGACCAAGCTTCGGCCGGTGAAGTAGGTAGCAACTATAAGTCGATGTTGCAACAGTTCGCCCAACGAGAGTATGGCACGACCCCCAACTACGAACTGGTTGCCGAACGAGGCCCTGATCACAGCAAGTTCTTTAACATAGCGGTCATGCTTCAGGGGACTCGTTACACGTCGGCTTGGGGTGCCAACAAGAAAGAGGCCGAACAGCGTGCGGCCAAGAACGCACTTCACGAGATCCAAGGGGAAAGCCCTCCCTACGTGGAAGAGATCGAGCCCGGCTAA
- a CDS encoding response regulator codes for MDCPSLSKSAPRLKCLPSLQTLHILATEDQPFHQELLKRALSRHGATFHIEPDGESTLARADLSSFDVIFLDLMLPDTDGLQLALALRDRNVQTPMVAVTAGTMTYTPKVCYEAGFQGFLEKPYSPIGLAAMIRSVCELPTNI; via the coding sequence ATGGATTGCCCTTCGCTATCCAAGAGCGCACCTCGACTGAAATGTCTGCCCAGTTTGCAGACGCTGCACATTCTGGCGACCGAGGATCAGCCCTTTCATCAAGAGCTTTTGAAACGCGCATTGAGTCGCCATGGTGCGACTTTTCACATTGAACCCGATGGCGAGTCGACCCTTGCCCGGGCCGACCTGAGCAGCTTCGATGTGATCTTTCTCGACTTGATGCTACCCGATACAGATGGTTTGCAATTGGCGTTAGCCCTACGAGACCGCAACGTACAAACACCGATGGTGGCGGTCACCGCAGGCACAATGACTTACACACCGAAGGTATGCTACGAAGCGGGTTTCCAAGGCTTTCTCGAGAAACCCTATTCGCCGATTGGACTGGCCGCGATGATTCGCTCGGTCTGTGAATTACCGACGAACATTTAA
- a CDS encoding methylated-DNA--[protein]-cysteine S-methyltransferase: MQDVVDYAAGIRIDFAGVPVDLSHGTLFQQRIWNACQRIPYGEVVTYGDLARFAGRPGAARAVGTAMSQNRIPLIIPCHRVISAGNKIGGFTSDQGISLKKRLLDLEAGGQTHIKMPQKSNFRKMPK; this comes from the coding sequence ATGCAAGATGTCGTCGATTACGCTGCTGGCATCCGGATTGATTTTGCAGGGGTTCCTGTGGATTTGTCGCATGGCACCCTCTTTCAGCAACGTATCTGGAATGCCTGCCAGCGAATTCCTTATGGCGAGGTGGTCACCTACGGAGACCTAGCCAGGTTCGCCGGTCGCCCGGGAGCTGCCAGGGCCGTTGGTACGGCCATGTCACAAAATCGAATCCCTTTGATAATCCCCTGCCATCGAGTTATTTCAGCCGGCAATAAGATTGGCGGATTCACCAGTGATCAAGGAATTAGCCTGAAAAAGCGGCTGCTCGATCTAGAAGCTGGCGGTCAGACCCACATTAAAATGCCGCAGAAAAGTAATTTCCGGAAAATGCCGAAGTAA